The DNA segment ATCGCACCGCGCAGCGGCAGCGCCGTACAGGTGCTCGCGGAGGCCGTGAAGCTCTCCGGCCTGCGGCTGGTCGCGGGCGGGGGCGGCGACGAGGACGAGCCGGTGGTCGATGTGCCGCGAGGTCAGGCGGCCCTGGAGGAGTGCGAGGTGTTCGGCAACTCCTGGACCGCGCTGCTCTCCAGGGACGAGGGCTCGCTCGCCATCCGTGACACCACCGTGAGCAATCCGGCGGGCGCGGGGATCGTCGACCTGTCTCCGCGTACGAGCGTCGTCGAGCACTGTGTGCTGGAACGGCTCGGCAGTTCGGGGATCGTGCTGGGCGAGGACGCGGCCACCGAGGTGCGCGGCTGCACGGTCCGGGACGCCGGGGGCAACGGGGTCCTGGCCAACGGCCGGGCGCGCGGCACCTTCACCGATGTCACCGTGGAGCGGACCGTGAAACCCGGTGTCGCCGTGGAGGAGAACGCCACGACGCGGTTCACCCGGGTACGGGCCGACGACTGCGTGACCGGCTTCCACATATCGACGGCCGCGCAGACCGTACTGACCGACTGCGCGGCCACCGGGGCCACCACGCACGGCGTCACCCTGTCGGGCGCCACCGACCCCGAGATCACCGGGCTGCGGGTCGACCGGCCCGGCGGTCACGGCATCGCGGTCACCGGGCGCTCACGCGGCACGATCACCGACGCCCGGATCAGCGGCGCCCGTTCGGCCGGCGTGCTCGTCCAGGACGGCTCGTCCACCGTGCTGATCCGCACCGGGGTGGCCGGAGGCGCGGCGGACGGCGTCCTGCTCACCGGTGCCTGCACCGCCCGGCTGGACCGGGTCGCGGTGACGGGCGCGGCCGGGCACGGGATCGTCGTAGCGGGCGGCGCGGACCCGGTGCTGCGCCGGGTCGAGGTGTCGGACACCGGCGGGCACGGCATCGACGTACGGGACGGGGCCCGCGGCAGGGCCGAGGCGTGCACGGTGACGTCGGCGGGCGGCTGCGGCATCCGCGCCGGGGAGGCCCGGCCCTCGTTCCAGGGCACGGTCGTACGGTCCGCGGCACGGGCCGGTCTGTCGGTCCTGGCAGGCGGCGCCGTCTCGCTGGTCGACTGCGAGATCGAGGGGCCCGGCACGGACGGGCTCGAAGCGGACGGCGCCGGGGCGGAGCTGACGGCGGTCCGGGTGCGGGTGCGCGGTGCGGGGCGGCACGGGGTGAACGTCGGGGCGGAGGCGACCGCCGAGCTGACGGAGTGCGTCTTCGCCGCGGGCGGCGGGGACGGACTGCGGACGGTGAGCGGGCTGCGGGTGCGCGCCGCCGGGTGCACGGTCACCGGGAACAAGGGCGCGGGCGTACGCCGCGGGTCCACCGCGGGCGAGCTGGTACTGGACCGGCTGACCAGCGAGGAGAACGGCGAGCCCGACATCACGGGCGGAGCCGACGGGCCGGAGGGCGCCCCCGGCGACCCGCGGGGCCCGCTGGCCCGGCTGGACGAACTGGTGGGCCTGCGCGCCGTGAAGGAGCAGGTGGCCACCCTGGTCAATCTCAACCGGCTGGCCGAACGGCGCCGTGAGGCGGGGCTGCCCGTCCCGGCCACCGCACGCCATCTGGTGTTCGCGGGCCCGCCCGGCACCGGCAAGACATCGGTGGCCCGGCTGTACGGGAGCATCCTCGCGGCGCTGGGGGTCCTGCGGTCCGGCCATCTGGTCGAGGTGGCCCGCGCCGACCTGGTGGCGAAGGTCGTCGGCGGCACCGCGATCAAGACCACCGAGGTCTTCGAACAGGCTCTGGGCGGTGTGCTGTTCATCGACGAGGCGTACGCGCTGACCCAGGGCGGCTCCTCGGGCGGCGGGGCGGACTTCGGGCGGGAGGCGGTCGACACGCTGGTGAAACTGATGGAGGACCACCGGGACGACGTGGTGGTCATCGCGGCCGGCTACTCCTCCGAGATGCACACCTTCCTGGCCTCCAACCCGGGGCTGGCGTCGCGCTTCAACCGCACGGTCGAGTTCGAGAACTACACGGTCCCCGAGCTGATCACCATCGTCCGGCTGCTGTGCGAGCAGAACCGCTACTCGCTGGGCGAGGAGACCGAGCGGGCGCTGGCCGTGCGCTTCGAGCGGATGCACAAGGACGCCTCGTTCGGCAACGCGCGCGCGGCCCGCAAGGTCTTCGAGGAGCTGATCGACCGGCAGGCGCTGCGGCTCGCCGCCATGCCGGAGGTCTCCGAGGAGGACCTCACGACGCTGCACCCGTCGGACGTGGGCGACCAGGCAGCGGCGGCGATCGGCGCCGGTGAGAGCGGACCGGGCGACACGGCCAGGCTCGACGCGATCATGGCGGAACTGTCGTCGCTGGTGGGCCTCGACGACGCCAAGTCGCAGGTGCAGGACCTGGTCAATCTGCTGGCGACGGCCCGCAGGCGGCGGGCGGCCGGACTGCCCGCCCCCTCGGTCGGCCACCACCTGGTCTTCACCGGCCCGCCCGGCACCGGCAAGACATCGGTGGCGCGGCTGTACGGGGAACTCCTCGGCGCCCTCGGGGTGCTGCCGCGCGGCCAGCTGGTCGAGGTGGCACGGGCGGACCTGGTGGGCCGCTACGTGGGGCACACCGCCCAGCTCACCCAGGAGGTCTTCGCGCGGGCGCGCGGCGGTGTGCTCTTCGTCGACGAGGCGTACGCACTGACCCCGGCGGGCGGCTCGGGCTCGGACTTCGGCCAGGAGGCGGTCGACACCCTGGTGAAGCTGATGGAGGACCACCGGGACGACACCGCGGTGGTGGTCGCGGGGTACGAGCGCGAAATGGACCGCTTCCTCGGCTCCAACCCCGGCCTGGGCTCCCGTTTCTCACGCCGGGTGACCTTCGGCGCGTACTCGGCGGAACATCTGGTGGAGATCGTGCGGCGCCAGTGCGAACGCGACGGGTACGACTGCGCGCCGGAGACGGTGGTGCGGCTGAGGCAGCTCTTCGAAGAGGTGCCGCGCGACGAGAACTTCGGGAACGCGCGGTTCGCGCGCAAGGTGCTGGAGTCGATGATGACGCGGCAGGCGGGACGGCTGAGCCGGGATCCCGGCGCGGGAGCCGCCGCGCTGCGGATGCTGCTGCCGGAGGACTTGGTGGTGTGAGACCGTGCGCCGCCCGGGGCACCCGCGGGCGGACCGGAGAACGCGGGGCCGGGGGACGCAGGACCGGCCCGCCCCGTCGGCTGGATAGGATCATGCACATGCCGCCCCGTCCCGTACAACTCCCGGCCGCAGCCGCCCTCGTCGCGCTCCTCGCGGGCGCGGCCACCGTCGCGGGAGCGGCAGCTCCCGCCGCCGCCGACGACTCCCCGACGCTGCCCGCCGTGTCCTCCGCCCCGCCCTCGGCGGGCGGCTGTGTCCGGCCGTCGAAGAAGCACTCCGACCTGACTCCGTGGCCGCAGCGGTACATCGCGCCCTCCCGGGCCTGGCCGTCCGCGCGCGGCGCGGGGGTGACCGTCGCCGTGGTCGACACCGGGGTCGACACCGGCGGGGCGCCCGCGCTGGCCGGGCGGGTGAAGGCCGGGCCCGATGTCGTGTCGGGCGGGACCGCGGGGAAGGACTGCATCGGGCACGGCACGTTCGTCGCGGGGATCGTCGCGGCCGGGCAGAAGTCCGGCGTCGGGTTCGCAGGGGTCGCTCCCGACGCGCGGATCCTGGCGGTCCGGGTGACCGGCGCGGACGGGTCGGCGACCGCCGACAAGGTGGCTGCCGGTATCCGGGCGGCGGTAACGGGCGGGGCACGAGTGGTGGATGTGCCGCTCGCGCTGAACCGCGGCAGCGCCTCGCTCACCTCGGCCGTACGGGACGCGGCGCGGCACAACGTGCTGGTCGTGGCCCCGGCGTACGGGAGCAGCAACCTGTCCCAGGACGCGGCCCCGGCCGCCTATCCGGCAGCGCTGCCCGGCGTGCTGGCCGTCGCCGGTCTCGCCCCCGGGGGCGGCCCCGACCAGAAGGCCGCGCCCGCGACGGCTCCCGACATCGCGGCTCCCGGCACCAGCCTCATGAGCATCGGCCCCGGCGGAAGCGGGAACTTCAGCGGCAGCGGCGCCGACCTGGCTACCGGTTTCGTGGCGGGTACGGCCGCTCTGGTGGACAGTTACCGTCCCGGTCTGACCGCCCAGCAGCTCACGGACCGGCTGATCTCGACGGCGTACCCGGCGGCGGGCGACCAGTCGCTGACGGGCGCCGGAACGGTCGATCCGGCGGGCGCGGTGACGGCCGTACTGCCCACGTCCGCGCCCCGCCCCACGCGCCCCGAGCCCGCCCCGCAACTCGCGGCCAGTACCGGGCACAGCGCCCACGCGGGTGCGGTCGCGGTGGCCGGTGGCGCGGCGGGGCTCGTCGCGCTGACGGCATTCCTCGCGGTGGTACTCCCGCGCGCCCGGCGCCGGGGCTGGCGCCCCGGGGTCTGACGCCGGGACTGCCCGACTCCGGTGTCCCTCGGGCCAGGCGATGGCCGGTTGACGCCCCGGGGAGTGCCTCAGGGCCCGGCAGCAGCATGGAGTTGCGGAGAACCACGCATTCCGGTCCTGCGTCTGTCCTTGGTGCGGGGACGAAACGGTCCCGGGCCGATCCGCGCGGCGCAGCTGAGAGGGAGATGAGAGTTCATGGGTCCAGAGCAGGGGTCGATATCCGTCATGGCGTTCGGCCTGCTCTTCGCGGTCGTGGGCGGGGTGAGCCTGTTCAAGGCGCGTTGGCTGCGGCGCCACGGGGCGCGGGCACACGGCACCGTCGTCCGGCTGGCCAGGACTTCCGGTGAGGGCGGGACGTCCTACCACCCGGTGGTGCAGTACCGGACCGGAAACGGCCAGACGATGGAGGTCAGGTCCTCGCAAGGGAGAAGCCGGCGGAGCAGCCTCAGCGCAGGCACGCCCGTCACCGTCCACTACGACCCGGCCAAGCCGCAGCGGATGGCCATCGACGGCTACTCCGGCGGAGGCGGCATGGTCGCCTTCTGCGTCTTCGGGGCCGTGATCTTCGTGATGGGCATGCGGGTGCTGTTGTCGACGGTGGCGTGACGAAGTGTCCGGTGTCCGATAGTTGATCCGGCGCTGGTTCTGCACCGTCGCCTCGCCCGGGTGCACGCGCACGGAGTTCTCGGACTCCATGACGCCGGAGATGAGGGCCGAGGGCCTCAAGGCGACCCGTACGGCCACAGCCGGGACATGATCGGGGCCGCCATCACCACGCTCATGGAAACCGGTACCGCTCCGACATCGGGCCGACCTGGTCGCCGCCCTCGCCGGCATCG comes from the Streptomyces sp. NBC_01471 genome and includes:
- a CDS encoding S8 family serine peptidase, producing the protein MPPRPVQLPAAAALVALLAGAATVAGAAAPAAADDSPTLPAVSSAPPSAGGCVRPSKKHSDLTPWPQRYIAPSRAWPSARGAGVTVAVVDTGVDTGGAPALAGRVKAGPDVVSGGTAGKDCIGHGTFVAGIVAAGQKSGVGFAGVAPDARILAVRVTGADGSATADKVAAGIRAAVTGGARVVDVPLALNRGSASLTSAVRDAARHNVLVVAPAYGSSNLSQDAAPAAYPAALPGVLAVAGLAPGGGPDQKAAPATAPDIAAPGTSLMSIGPGGSGNFSGSGADLATGFVAGTAALVDSYRPGLTAQQLTDRLISTAYPAAGDQSLTGAGTVDPAGAVTAVLPTSAPRPTRPEPAPQLAASTGHSAHAGAVAVAGGAAGLVALTAFLAVVLPRARRRGWRPGV
- a CDS encoding right-handed parallel beta-helix repeat-containing protein; this translates as MARHLIVVDPAGAGDHRTIGEALNAARGGSVISVRAGRYEENLVVTKLVTVVAHEPGGAVEIAPRSGSAVQVLAEAVKLSGLRLVAGGGGDEDEPVVDVPRGQAALEECEVFGNSWTALLSRDEGSLAIRDTTVSNPAGAGIVDLSPRTSVVEHCVLERLGSSGIVLGEDAATEVRGCTVRDAGGNGVLANGRARGTFTDVTVERTVKPGVAVEENATTRFTRVRADDCVTGFHISTAAQTVLTDCAATGATTHGVTLSGATDPEITGLRVDRPGGHGIAVTGRSRGTITDARISGARSAGVLVQDGSSTVLIRTGVAGGAADGVLLTGACTARLDRVAVTGAAGHGIVVAGGADPVLRRVEVSDTGGHGIDVRDGARGRAEACTVTSAGGCGIRAGEARPSFQGTVVRSAARAGLSVLAGGAVSLVDCEIEGPGTDGLEADGAGAELTAVRVRVRGAGRHGVNVGAEATAELTECVFAAGGGDGLRTVSGLRVRAAGCTVTGNKGAGVRRGSTAGELVLDRLTSEENGEPDITGGADGPEGAPGDPRGPLARLDELVGLRAVKEQVATLVNLNRLAERRREAGLPVPATARHLVFAGPPGTGKTSVARLYGSILAALGVLRSGHLVEVARADLVAKVVGGTAIKTTEVFEQALGGVLFIDEAYALTQGGSSGGGADFGREAVDTLVKLMEDHRDDVVVIAAGYSSEMHTFLASNPGLASRFNRTVEFENYTVPELITIVRLLCEQNRYSLGEETERALAVRFERMHKDASFGNARAARKVFEELIDRQALRLAAMPEVSEEDLTTLHPSDVGDQAAAAIGAGESGPGDTARLDAIMAELSSLVGLDDAKSQVQDLVNLLATARRRRAAGLPAPSVGHHLVFTGPPGTGKTSVARLYGELLGALGVLPRGQLVEVARADLVGRYVGHTAQLTQEVFARARGGVLFVDEAYALTPAGGSGSDFGQEAVDTLVKLMEDHRDDTAVVVAGYEREMDRFLGSNPGLGSRFSRRVTFGAYSAEHLVEIVRRQCERDGYDCAPETVVRLRQLFEEVPRDENFGNARFARKVLESMMTRQAGRLSRDPGAGAAALRMLLPEDLVV
- a CDS encoding DUF3592 domain-containing protein — encoded protein: MGPEQGSISVMAFGLLFAVVGGVSLFKARWLRRHGARAHGTVVRLARTSGEGGTSYHPVVQYRTGNGQTMEVRSSQGRSRRSSLSAGTPVTVHYDPAKPQRMAIDGYSGGGGMVAFCVFGAVIFVMGMRVLLSTVA